The Xanthomonas sp. CFBP 8443 genome has a window encoding:
- a CDS encoding TIGR00266 family protein, with product MTQWYFLTGSEQTRSGPFDDADAIAFARNNPAAMAWRQGQNGWKPAQQVDELRQASGAGLPPDLPPPPGGSGRADDIEYRIVGHEMQFVEIELDPGESAVAEAGALMFKDSAVQMDTVFGDGSGGAQGGGLMGKLFSAGKRLVTGESLFTTVFTHQGQGKAKVAFAAPYPGTVLAMKLDQHGGRLICQKDSFLAGARGVSLGIHFQRKIMTGLFGGEGFIMQKLEGDGWVFVHAGGCVVERELAAGERLDVDTGCVVAFHSTVDMDVRPVSGIKSMFFGGEGMFLATLTGPGKVWLQSLPFSRLAGRMFAAAPQGGGQNRGEGSVLGGLGRMLDGDNNF from the coding sequence ATGACCCAGTGGTATTTCCTGACCGGCAGCGAGCAGACCCGCTCCGGCCCGTTCGACGATGCCGACGCCATCGCGTTCGCCCGCAACAATCCCGCCGCCATGGCCTGGCGCCAGGGCCAGAACGGCTGGAAGCCGGCGCAGCAGGTCGACGAACTGCGTCAGGCGTCCGGTGCCGGCCTGCCGCCGGACCTGCCGCCGCCACCCGGCGGCAGCGGCCGCGCCGACGACATCGAGTACCGCATCGTCGGCCACGAGATGCAGTTCGTGGAGATCGAACTGGACCCGGGCGAAAGCGCAGTCGCCGAGGCCGGCGCGCTGATGTTCAAGGATTCGGCCGTGCAGATGGACACGGTGTTTGGCGACGGCTCCGGCGGCGCACAGGGTGGCGGGCTGATGGGCAAGCTGTTCTCGGCCGGCAAGCGCCTGGTCACCGGCGAGAGCCTGTTCACCACCGTGTTCACCCACCAGGGCCAGGGCAAGGCCAAGGTCGCCTTCGCCGCGCCCTATCCCGGTACGGTGCTGGCGATGAAGCTGGACCAGCACGGCGGCCGCCTGATCTGCCAGAAGGACAGCTTCCTGGCTGGTGCGCGCGGGGTGTCGCTGGGCATCCACTTCCAGCGCAAGATCATGACCGGCCTGTTCGGCGGCGAAGGTTTCATCATGCAGAAGCTGGAAGGCGACGGCTGGGTGTTCGTGCACGCCGGCGGCTGCGTGGTCGAGCGCGAGCTGGCCGCCGGCGAGCGCCTGGACGTGGACACCGGCTGCGTGGTCGCGTTCCATTCCACGGTGGACATGGACGTGCGCCCGGTCAGCGGCATCAAGAGCATGTTCTTCGGCGGCGAAGGCATGTTCCTGGCCACGCTGACCGGCCCGGGCAAGGTGTGGCTGCAGTCGCTGCCGTTCTCGCGCCTGGCCGGGCGCATGTTCGCCGCCGCGCCGCAAGGCGGCGGGCAGAACCGCGGCGAAGGCTCGGTGCTCGGCGGCCTGGGCCGGATGCTGGACGGCGACAACAACTTCTGA
- a CDS encoding rhomboid family intramembrane serine protease → MDTSSSLASPPPADDAQAQDRFDRARILRAFNASLALIAVLVAVFASQDLFDWRPWSVGPQQASGLLGVLTAPLLHGSLEHLAGNAGALLILGTLAGSVYPRATLAALPLLWLGSGLGAWLLGDPGSHHLGASGVTHGLLFLVFALGLLRRDRAAIAASMIAFLFYGGMLMTVVPHEAGVSWQSHLGGALGGAVAALLLRHRDPLPPRKRYSWEDEDEETLSALDEELEPPPPAQVPVLWQPPQVPRGVVLRFPPRQERDEG, encoded by the coding sequence ATGGACACCTCTTCTTCGCTCGCCTCGCCCCCGCCCGCCGACGACGCGCAGGCGCAGGACCGCTTCGACCGGGCCCGGATCCTGCGCGCCTTCAACGCCAGCCTGGCCCTGATCGCGGTGCTGGTGGCGGTGTTCGCCAGCCAGGACCTGTTCGACTGGCGGCCGTGGTCGGTGGGGCCGCAGCAGGCCAGCGGCCTGCTCGGGGTGCTGACCGCGCCGTTGCTGCACGGTTCGCTGGAGCACCTGGCCGGCAACGCCGGCGCGCTGCTGATCCTGGGCACGCTGGCCGGCAGCGTGTATCCGCGCGCCACCCTGGCGGCGCTGCCGTTGCTGTGGCTGGGCTCGGGCCTGGGCGCGTGGCTGCTTGGCGACCCCGGCAGCCACCATCTGGGCGCCAGCGGCGTCACCCATGGGCTGCTGTTCCTGGTGTTCGCGCTCGGGTTGCTGCGCCGTGACCGCGCCGCGATCGCCGCCAGCATGATCGCGTTCCTGTTCTACGGCGGCATGCTGATGACGGTGGTGCCGCACGAGGCCGGCGTGTCCTGGCAGTCGCACCTGGGCGGCGCGCTGGGCGGCGCGGTCGCGGCGCTGCTGCTGCGCCACCGCGACCCGCTGCCGCCACGCAAGCGCTACAGCTGGGAAGACGAGGACGAGGAGACGCTGTCGGCGCTGGACGAGGAACTGGAACCGCCGCCGCCGGCGCAGGTACCGGTGCTGTGGCAACCGCCGCAGGTGCCGCGCGGCGTGGTGCTGCGCTTCCCGCCGCGGCAGGAGCGCGACGAGGGCTGA
- a CDS encoding phosphatase PAP2 family protein has product MVRRSSRFPVLAGLGLALAAAIAAPVVLQAKPPAAPAPTPMAEAKVSGYLTPSQLPDSLLLVPPPPAKGSPGRALDEAVNQEARAMRGTPRFALAAQDAELHFPGAANHFSCPLGVQVSVEHTPHLYQLLQRVAEDAGDAAEKAKAYYHVPRPFMDNGEASCTPADEAELRPNGSYPSGHTSIGWAWAQVLSEADPARTDALMARGRSYGESRIVCNVHWQSDVLASRIVGAATVARLQDNPQFRADLDGARKEIADARAQGLKPAKDCAAETETLQVRPASAL; this is encoded by the coding sequence ATGGTTCGTCGCTCTTCCCGTTTCCCCGTGCTCGCCGGCCTCGGCCTGGCCCTGGCCGCCGCGATCGCCGCGCCGGTCGTGTTGCAGGCCAAGCCGCCCGCCGCGCCGGCGCCCACGCCGATGGCCGAGGCCAAGGTCAGCGGCTATCTCACGCCATCGCAACTGCCCGACAGCCTGCTGCTGGTGCCGCCACCGCCGGCCAAGGGCTCGCCCGGGCGCGCGCTGGACGAAGCGGTGAACCAGGAAGCGCGGGCGATGCGCGGCACGCCGCGCTTCGCGCTGGCCGCACAGGACGCCGAACTGCACTTCCCCGGCGCGGCCAACCATTTCAGCTGCCCGCTAGGCGTCCAGGTCAGCGTCGAGCACACCCCGCACCTGTACCAGCTGCTGCAACGCGTGGCCGAAGACGCCGGCGACGCCGCGGAGAAGGCCAAGGCCTACTACCACGTGCCACGCCCGTTCATGGACAACGGCGAAGCCAGCTGCACGCCTGCCGACGAGGCCGAGCTGCGCCCGAACGGTTCCTACCCGTCCGGCCACACCTCCATCGGCTGGGCCTGGGCGCAGGTGCTCAGCGAAGCCGACCCGGCGCGCACCGACGCGCTGATGGCGCGCGGCCGCAGCTACGGCGAGAGCCGCATCGTCTGCAACGTGCATTGGCAGAGCGACGTGCTGGCCAGCCGCATCGTCGGCGCGGCGACGGTGGCCAGGCTGCAGGACAACCCGCAGTTCCGCGCCGACTTGGACGGCGCGCGCAAGGAGATCGCCGACGCGCGCGCGCAAGGCCTGAAACCGGCCAAGGATTGCGCTGCGGAAACCGAGACGCTGCAGGTACGGCCGGCGAGCGCGCTGTAG
- a CDS encoding TonB-dependent receptor, giving the protein MASALALALFSPSAVLAQAQDAPPPPAERADPSAAAGTNEKAKTLDSVMVTGSRIKRTDVEGPAPVTVITGAQIMKEGFTTVYEALGSLTEVTGNVQNDYDWGQSSVNASPLNLRNLGPGRSLLLINGHRVADYPMPYQGKSNFANYNNIPTGIVDRIEVLSSGASAIYGSDAVAGVVNVILKKDIDGDTLRARYGTTTEGGRDVRDVSWSGGRHGEDWSVAYTMQYFDRKPLWSHERPFMDEESDSPRRNWTYGGVRQNAATNTPQSGIRLYDVTNDVRIRPPSGACDQFGGDFYEHNRILYNDFTGAQTDTGWQCANRSAFQHWTLRNGSKDLSIYLYGTKQFGSVEAWATYGYWDSTGKSNTFMPAWGSQNYIDRDSGQERSLLRYFTPGEIGGEDRALTKSKEKNWDFSAGLRGTVFSDRFDWEVMAGRAEYEIQERFPTIHNGRATQYFLGPSLGTDAASGLEIHAPDYNRLWNPASRSDYEGIRALGDKKSRTWLTQASAALSGNLFEGWAGPIGFAGVLEAAEQGYKLSPDPNTMGLDPVYETPFGNVETGGGERKRYAAGVEFKIPLLKSLTLSTAGRYDRYDAVADDAASTYNVGLEWRPFSTLLLRGSYATSFRAPDMHYVYADPSESVADQVDYRTCLTDPNRQTSNCPGGDGDPYHIDNPLIARQGSQDLLYETGDSLTYGFVWDAFEGFSVSADYWRINIEDAIDDVDANQVLLDEAYCITGQQPADKPARTPPSQALCELQLSRVTRDANGVVTRVEIGPINRARQSVSGVDVASRYSLQTENWGTFEFALNYTRQLTYKIAQFPGDLFENTRDQDRQIRYRGRASATWNLDPWTAVLYVDWTAGTRSDRFAGCTALPNGFRPDVTTDCTDLRTNAAGERSISYGQQSELVKYYNQDRIYWNASLGYQATDALRLNVYVNNILNDHYQDKWCGGFAYCVANPVGREVAAEVVYRFD; this is encoded by the coding sequence ATGGCGAGTGCGCTCGCATTGGCGCTGTTTTCGCCGTCAGCCGTACTGGCCCAGGCGCAGGACGCGCCACCACCCCCCGCGGAGCGGGCCGACCCGTCCGCCGCGGCCGGGACCAACGAAAAGGCGAAGACGCTCGATTCGGTCATGGTCACCGGTTCGCGCATCAAGCGCACGGACGTCGAAGGCCCGGCGCCGGTGACGGTCATCACCGGCGCTCAGATCATGAAGGAAGGCTTCACCACGGTGTACGAAGCGCTCGGCTCGCTCACCGAGGTCACCGGCAACGTGCAGAACGACTACGACTGGGGCCAGAGCTCGGTCAACGCCAGCCCGCTCAACCTGCGCAACCTCGGCCCCGGCCGCAGCCTGCTGCTGATCAACGGCCACCGCGTGGCCGACTATCCGATGCCCTACCAGGGCAAGAGCAACTTCGCCAACTACAACAACATTCCCACGGGCATCGTCGATCGCATCGAGGTGCTCTCCAGCGGCGCCTCGGCGATCTACGGCTCCGACGCGGTGGCCGGCGTGGTCAACGTCATCCTCAAGAAGGACATCGACGGCGACACCCTGCGCGCGCGCTACGGCACCACCACCGAGGGCGGACGCGACGTCCGCGATGTGTCCTGGTCCGGTGGCCGGCACGGCGAGGACTGGAGTGTTGCCTACACGATGCAGTACTTCGACCGTAAGCCGTTGTGGTCGCATGAACGTCCCTTCATGGACGAGGAGTCCGATTCGCCCCGCCGCAACTGGACCTACGGCGGCGTGCGGCAAAATGCCGCGACGAATACGCCGCAGTCCGGCATCCGTCTCTACGACGTGACCAACGACGTGCGCATCAGGCCGCCGAGCGGTGCCTGCGACCAGTTCGGCGGCGACTTCTACGAGCACAACCGCATTCTGTACAACGATTTCACTGGTGCGCAGACCGATACCGGTTGGCAGTGCGCCAATCGTTCCGCGTTCCAGCACTGGACGCTGCGCAACGGCAGCAAGGATCTCTCGATCTATCTGTACGGCACCAAGCAGTTCGGCAGCGTCGAAGCCTGGGCGACCTACGGGTACTGGGACTCGACCGGAAAGAGCAACACCTTCATGCCGGCCTGGGGCAGCCAGAATTACATCGATCGCGACAGTGGTCAGGAACGCAGCTTGCTGCGTTACTTCACACCCGGCGAAATCGGCGGCGAAGACCGCGCGCTGACCAAATCCAAGGAGAAGAACTGGGACTTCAGCGCCGGACTGCGTGGCACGGTCTTCAGCGATCGCTTCGACTGGGAAGTGATGGCCGGTCGCGCCGAATACGAGATACAGGAGCGCTTCCCGACGATCCACAACGGGCGGGCGACGCAATACTTCCTCGGACCATCGCTGGGCACGGATGCGGCCAGCGGCTTGGAAATCCATGCGCCCGACTACAACCGGCTGTGGAATCCGGCGTCCCGCAGCGATTACGAAGGCATACGCGCACTCGGCGACAAGAAGTCGCGCACCTGGCTCACCCAGGCGAGCGCGGCACTCAGCGGCAACCTGTTCGAAGGGTGGGCCGGCCCGATCGGCTTTGCCGGCGTGCTGGAAGCTGCGGAACAGGGCTACAAGCTGAGCCCCGATCCCAACACCATGGGCCTGGATCCCGTGTACGAAACCCCGTTCGGCAACGTCGAGACCGGCGGCGGCGAGCGCAAGCGCTACGCGGCGGGTGTGGAGTTCAAGATCCCCTTGCTCAAGAGCCTGACCCTGTCGACCGCAGGCCGCTACGATCGCTATGACGCGGTCGCCGACGATGCCGCCAGCACCTACAACGTGGGCCTGGAGTGGCGCCCCTTCTCCACCTTGCTGCTGCGCGGCAGCTACGCCACCAGCTTCCGCGCGCCGGACATGCACTACGTGTATGCCGATCCCAGCGAAAGCGTGGCCGACCAGGTCGACTATCGGACCTGCTTGACCGATCCCAACCGCCAGACCAGCAATTGCCCCGGCGGCGATGGCGACCCGTACCACATCGACAATCCGCTGATCGCCCGGCAGGGTTCGCAAGACCTGCTGTACGAAACCGGCGACTCGCTCACCTACGGCTTCGTCTGGGATGCGTTCGAAGGGTTCTCGGTCAGTGCCGACTACTGGCGGATCAACATCGAGGACGCGATCGACGACGTCGACGCCAACCAGGTGTTGCTGGACGAGGCTTACTGCATCACCGGACAGCAGCCCGCCGACAAGCCGGCCCGGACGCCGCCCAGCCAAGCGCTGTGCGAACTGCAGCTGAGCCGGGTGACGCGCGACGCCAATGGCGTGGTCACCCGCGTCGAAATCGGCCCGATCAACCGCGCCAGGCAGAGCGTGAGTGGCGTGGACGTCGCGTCGCGCTACAGCCTGCAGACCGAGAACTGGGGAACGTTCGAATTCGCGCTGAACTACACCCGGCAGCTGACCTACAAGATTGCGCAGTTCCCGGGCGATCTGTTCGAAAACACGCGCGACCAGGACCGGCAGATACGCTATCGCGGACGCGCCAGCGCTACCTGGAATCTGGATCCCTGGACCGCGGTGCTGTACGTGGATTGGACCGCGGGGACCCGCAGCGACCGCTTCGCTGGCTGCACCGCGCTGCCCAATGGTTTCCGCCCGGATGTGACCACCGACTGTACGGATCTGCGCACGAACGCGGCAGGCGAGCGCAGCATCAGCTACGGGCAGCAGAGCGAACTGGTGAAGTACTACAACCAGGACAGGATCTATTGGAACGCCAGCCTCGGCTACCAGGCCACGGACGCGTTGCGCCTGAATGTCTACGTCAACAACATCCTCAACGATCACTACCAGGACAAGTGGTGCGGCGGCTTCGCCTATTGCGTGGCCAATCCGGTGGGCCGCGAAGTGGCGGCGGAGGTCGTCTACCGGTTTGATTGA
- a CDS encoding DNA-binding domain-containing protein, giving the protein MSLLDLQRRFSGWLRDPEADADACLDARQRPGLRVYRHAYRAQLGDALRDTYATTLAWLGDAAFDAAAAGYVARHPPAAWNLGAYGDRFGAYLGARHPERPELADLAWLDLALRRAFDGIDAAPVTLASLAGVDWEQARLRFVPTLRRRRMRSNAAAIWLALSEGRAPPAAVRLPEAVAIRVWRKGLSPYFQSMSPLEARMLRDGLAGLRFGALCRHAPDQDPAVIGRVLEQWLRDEVLEAVVSA; this is encoded by the coding sequence ATGAGCCTGCTGGACCTGCAGCGCCGCTTCTCGGGTTGGCTGCGCGACCCCGAGGCCGATGCGGATGCCTGCCTGGACGCGCGTCAGCGTCCGGGCCTGCGCGTGTATCGGCATGCCTACCGCGCGCAGCTCGGCGACGCACTGCGCGACACCTACGCCACCACCCTGGCCTGGTTGGGCGACGCCGCGTTCGACGCGGCCGCTGCCGGCTACGTGGCGCGACATCCTCCTGCTGCCTGGAACCTTGGCGCCTACGGTGACCGGTTCGGCGCCTACCTGGGCGCGCGCCATCCCGAGCGGCCGGAACTCGCGGACCTGGCCTGGCTCGACCTGGCCTTGCGCCGCGCTTTCGATGGGATCGACGCGGCGCCGGTGACGCTGGCGTCACTGGCCGGTGTGGATTGGGAGCAGGCGCGCCTGCGCTTCGTGCCGACCTTGCGCCGCCGCCGCATGCGCAGCAACGCCGCTGCGATCTGGTTGGCACTGTCGGAGGGGCGTGCGCCGCCCGCGGCGGTACGTCTGCCCGAGGCGGTGGCGATCCGGGTGTGGCGCAAGGGGTTGTCGCCGTATTTCCAGAGCATGTCGCCGCTGGAGGCGCGCATGCTGCGCGATGGGCTGGCCGGGCTGCGCTTCGGCGCGTTGTGCCGGCATGCGCCTGACCAGGATCCGGCGGTGATCGGACGGGTGCTGGAGCAGTGGCTACGCGATGAAGTGCTGGAGGCTGTCGTGTCGGCGTGA
- a CDS encoding DoxX family protein — MTPILASPDLRARWNRLAAAVSQRIGHSALALLFRLSIAAIFFLSGRTKVSGVLTITDSTYALFREDYRVPLLAPELAAHLATYAEHLFPLLLVLGLCTRLSALALLGMTAVIEIFVYPDAWPTHLSWAALLSYLIVRGAGRVSLDRLLRIA, encoded by the coding sequence ATGACGCCCATCCTCGCTTCCCCGGACCTGCGCGCGCGCTGGAATCGCCTCGCCGCCGCCGTGTCGCAGCGCATCGGCCACTCCGCGCTGGCGCTGTTGTTCCGGCTGTCGATCGCCGCGATCTTCTTCCTGTCCGGACGCACCAAGGTCAGCGGCGTGCTGACCATCACCGACAGCACCTACGCGCTGTTCCGCGAGGACTACCGCGTGCCGCTGCTTGCGCCGGAGCTGGCTGCGCACCTGGCCACGTATGCCGAACATCTGTTCCCGCTGCTGCTGGTGCTGGGCCTGTGCACGCGGCTGTCGGCGCTGGCGCTGCTGGGCATGACCGCGGTGATCGAGATCTTCGTCTATCCCGATGCCTGGCCCACGCACCTGAGCTGGGCCGCGCTGCTGTCGTACCTGATCGTCCGCGGTGCCGGCCGCGTATCGCTGGACCGGCTGCTGCGCATCGCCTGA
- a CDS encoding DNA-binding domain-containing protein, with translation MTALAQFQDGFARALYGDGDAEGLATQPGFRIYRNTVLRACIDALQENFPSVRRLVGEAWFEDAARAYAQRCPPDDARLLHYGGDFDAFLAALPEAGQLPYLPGVAQLDRSWREAYVAADAAALDPLAVAALAAERLAGARLTVHPSARWHWFEALPVYAIWCAQCDAAAVPDLEWRGEGALLLRHGGQVQRHALGVGGCVLLEACHGGATLRAAAEQAQQADPALALAATFATLLGAGAFSSLDLSSTQGIP, from the coding sequence ATGACCGCGTTGGCGCAGTTCCAGGACGGCTTCGCGCGCGCGCTGTACGGCGATGGCGATGCCGAAGGGCTGGCGACGCAGCCGGGATTCCGCATCTATCGCAATACCGTGCTGCGCGCCTGTATCGATGCGCTCCAGGAAAATTTTCCAAGCGTACGCCGGCTGGTGGGTGAGGCGTGGTTCGAAGACGCGGCGCGTGCCTACGCCCAGCGCTGCCCACCCGACGATGCGCGCCTGCTGCACTACGGCGGCGACTTCGATGCGTTTCTTGCTGCGCTTCCCGAGGCCGGGCAACTGCCCTACCTGCCGGGCGTGGCGCAACTGGACCGTAGCTGGCGCGAGGCGTATGTCGCGGCCGATGCCGCTGCGCTGGATCCGTTGGCTGTGGCAGCGCTGGCCGCCGAACGGCTGGCCGGCGCGCGCCTGACCGTGCATCCGAGCGCGCGCTGGCATTGGTTCGAGGCGTTGCCGGTGTACGCGATCTGGTGCGCACAGTGCGATGCGGCGGCGGTACCCGACCTGGAGTGGCGCGGCGAAGGCGCGCTGCTGCTGCGGCACGGCGGCCAGGTGCAGCGGCATGCGCTGGGCGTGGGCGGTTGCGTGCTGCTGGAGGCCTGCCACGGCGGCGCCACGCTGCGTGCCGCGGCAGAGCAGGCGCAGCAGGCCGATCCCGCGCTGGCGTTGGCGGCCACGTTCGCGACGCTGCTGGGCGCCGGCGCTTTTTCTTCCCTCGACCTTTCTTCCACGCAAGGAATTCCATGA
- a CDS encoding phosphatase PAP2 family protein, translating to MPASPAFRFRSAALALLAMALAACSTSPTRAPVPAPDQAMAAAEPDKAIGYLAAAAVPASLQLLPPPPAEGSPGETLDLAVNREALALQGSARWQQAARDAELSFPAGAGQFACALGVAIDAQHTPHLYTLLERSRIDASAATKAAKNQYLRPRPFMRNQQPTCTPDDEDGLRHSGSYPSGHSAIGWAWALILGEIAPDRADALIARGRNYGESRLVCNVHWQSDVLAGRFMGAAAVARLHADPAFRADLEAARGEIARAQAQGATPSEDCAAQMQTQTLQVQPASAL from the coding sequence ATGCCCGCGTCCCCTGCCTTCCGTTTCCGTTCCGCCGCCCTCGCCCTGCTGGCGATGGCGCTTGCCGCGTGCAGCACCTCGCCCACCCGTGCGCCGGTACCGGCGCCGGACCAGGCGATGGCCGCGGCCGAGCCGGACAAGGCGATCGGCTACCTCGCCGCTGCCGCGGTCCCGGCCAGTCTGCAGCTGCTGCCGCCGCCACCGGCCGAGGGCTCGCCTGGGGAGACGCTGGACCTGGCGGTCAACCGCGAGGCGCTGGCGTTGCAAGGCAGCGCGCGCTGGCAGCAGGCCGCGCGCGACGCCGAACTGAGCTTCCCGGCCGGCGCCGGCCAGTTCGCCTGCGCGCTGGGCGTGGCCATCGACGCGCAACACACCCCGCACCTGTACACCTTGCTGGAACGCAGCCGCATCGATGCCAGTGCCGCGACCAAGGCGGCCAAGAACCAGTACCTGCGCCCGCGCCCGTTCATGCGCAACCAGCAGCCGACCTGCACCCCGGACGACGAGGACGGGCTGCGCCACAGCGGCTCCTATCCGTCCGGGCACAGCGCCATCGGCTGGGCCTGGGCGCTGATCCTCGGCGAGATCGCGCCCGATCGCGCCGACGCCTTGATCGCCCGCGGTCGCAACTACGGCGAAAGCCGGCTGGTATGCAACGTGCACTGGCAGAGCGACGTGCTGGCCGGCCGCTTCATGGGCGCGGCGGCGGTGGCCAGGCTGCATGCCGACCCGGCATTCCGCGCCGACCTGGAGGCGGCGCGCGGCGAGATCGCACGCGCGCAGGCGCAGGGCGCCACGCCGAGCGAGGACTGCGCGGCGCAGATGCAGACGCAGACGCTGCAGGTGCAGCCGGCCAGCGCCCTGTAG
- a CDS encoding DUF692 domain-containing protein → MDTITPFHGFGLGLRPPHYPLYLEEPPALDFVEAISENFMVSGGRPLHVLDRVRERYPVALHGVSMSLGSADGLDREYLLRLKRLAQRVRPLWVSDHLSWSTVAGFNSHDLLPLPYDAEALDVVCANIAHAQDVLERPLLLENPSTYLAFAGATMSESAFLREVCARTGCYLLLDVNNVYVSAINHGTDPQAYLDALPWDRVRQVHLAGHSQGSELLIDTHDQAVCDPVWALYATVCRRIGAIATMIERDDRIPPLPELLDELQIARRIAADAARAAA, encoded by the coding sequence ATGGACACGATCACGCCTTTCCATGGCTTCGGGTTGGGCCTGCGCCCGCCGCACTATCCGCTGTATCTCGAGGAGCCGCCCGCACTGGATTTCGTCGAGGCGATCTCGGAAAACTTCATGGTGTCCGGCGGCCGGCCGCTGCACGTGCTGGATCGGGTGCGCGAACGCTATCCGGTGGCGCTGCATGGCGTCTCCATGTCGCTGGGCTCGGCCGACGGCCTCGACCGCGAGTATCTGCTGCGGCTCAAACGCCTCGCGCAGCGCGTGCGTCCGTTGTGGGTCTCCGACCACCTGAGCTGGAGCACGGTGGCAGGATTCAATTCGCACGATCTGCTGCCCTTGCCCTACGACGCCGAAGCGCTGGACGTCGTCTGCGCCAACATCGCCCACGCCCAGGACGTGCTGGAGCGGCCGCTGCTGCTCGAAAACCCTTCCACCTATCTGGCCTTCGCAGGCGCCACCATGAGCGAATCGGCGTTCCTGCGCGAGGTATGCGCGCGGACCGGCTGCTACCTGCTGCTCGACGTCAACAATGTCTACGTCAGCGCCATCAACCATGGCACGGATCCGCAGGCCTACCTGGATGCGCTGCCCTGGGACCGCGTACGCCAGGTGCACCTGGCCGGACATAGCCAGGGCAGCGAGCTGCTGATCGATACCCACGACCAAGCCGTCTGCGATCCGGTATGGGCGCTGTACGCGACGGTGTGCCGGCGCATCGGCGCGATCGCGACCATGATCGAGCGCGACGACCGGATCCCGCCGCTGCCCGAATTGCTGGACGAGCTGCAGATCGCGCGGCGCATCGCCGCCGACGCGGCACGCGCGGCCGCATGA
- a CDS encoding TerC family protein, producing MQTIGNVWLWSGFAIVVIAALLADLVLMRHGGPHKVTFKEALWWSLGWIGLALAFNAGLWWYLRETIDVATGNQYALEFLTGYLVEKSLAVDNIFVFLMIMSYFAVPEEQRQRVLVIGVLGAIVLRAIMIFAGSVLLTKFHWLLYVFGAFLLLTGIKMWFSAGKEPDLEANPVLRFMRKHLRLTPQYHGNALSVTQEGKRWFTPLFAVLMLIAITDVIFAVDSIPAIFAITTDPFLVLTSNVFAVLGLRAMFFLLAGMADRFHLLPYGLAIVLVFIGTKMLIIDLYKIPVLVSLLAVALVIGATVALSLLRPAKPAH from the coding sequence TGTGGAGCGGTTTCGCGATCGTGGTGATCGCGGCGCTGCTGGCGGATCTGGTGCTGATGCGCCACGGCGGTCCGCACAAGGTCACCTTCAAGGAAGCGCTGTGGTGGAGCCTGGGCTGGATCGGGCTGGCGCTGGCGTTCAACGCCGGCCTGTGGTGGTACCTGCGCGAGACCATCGACGTGGCCACCGGCAACCAGTACGCGCTGGAGTTCCTGACCGGCTACCTGGTGGAGAAGTCGCTGGCGGTCGACAACATCTTCGTGTTCCTGATGATCATGAGCTACTTCGCGGTGCCGGAGGAGCAGCGCCAGCGCGTGCTGGTGATCGGCGTGCTCGGCGCGATCGTGCTGCGCGCGATCATGATCTTCGCCGGCTCGGTGCTGCTGACCAAGTTCCACTGGCTGCTGTACGTGTTCGGCGCGTTCCTGCTGCTGACCGGCATCAAGATGTGGTTCTCGGCGGGCAAGGAGCCGGACCTGGAGGCCAACCCGGTGCTGCGCTTCATGCGCAAGCACCTGCGCCTGACCCCGCAGTACCACGGCAACGCGCTGAGCGTGACCCAGGAAGGCAAGCGCTGGTTCACCCCGCTGTTCGCGGTGCTGATGCTGATCGCCATCACCGACGTGATCTTCGCGGTGGACAGCATTCCGGCGATCTTCGCGATCACCACCGACCCGTTCCTGGTGCTGACCTCCAACGTGTTCGCGGTGCTGGGCCTGCGCGCGATGTTCTTCCTGCTGGCGGGCATGGCCGACCGCTTCCACCTGCTGCCGTACGGGCTGGCGATCGTGCTGGTGTTCATCGGCACCAAGATGCTGATCATCGACCTGTACAAGATCCCGGTGCTGGTGTCGCTGCTGGCGGTGGCGCTGGTCATCGGCGCGACGGTGGCGTTGAGCCTGCTGCGCCCGGCCAAGCCGGCGCACTAG